Genomic window (Nitrospirales bacterium LBB_01):
GATTAATGATTTCGGTATGTCAAAGTCCTTAAAAGCCGTAGATATTAACCCTCCGCCACAGGGCTTGTCATTGTCAGGGTTTCTTTCAATTAACACTGTCTCAACAGATGCAAGCCCTAAAATCCTTGCTGCTGTAGCACCTGCCGGGCCCCCTCCAACTATTGCCGCATGTACATCGTATCTGTTCATTTGCTTAATCGGTCGTAAAGAAGCCCTAGCCCCTTTAGCGATAGGTTATCATCAACTAAATCCACCCGTTTTAAAAATGGCTCCATTATTTGTGCACCACCGCCCGTTATCACAACTCTGATATTATAACCTAATTCTCTCTCTGTTTCACGCATAATGTTATCAATAGCACCGGCAGTGCCATAAAAAATTCCGGAAAGAATCGCCTCCTCGGTGTGTTTCCCCAGTGCTGAGGGGTTTTTTGTGCTGCCATCAATGTTTAAAAGAGGAAGCAACGCCGTGCGGCTATGGAGGCTCTCTGAGATGAGACTCACTCCCGGGAAAAGCGCACCGCCTGAAAACACTCCGTCTTTATCCATTACACTCATTGACGTTACCGTGCCAAAATCAA
Coding sequences:
- a CDS encoding type III pantothenate kinase, with translation MLLTVDIGNTNVKAGVISQQSVLQKSSIPKGQFDGNKNPFAELFSDINISAIAIMSVVPGISEHVAAAARERFELEPILITNAMGSGVKFNVRYPDRVGIDRVASALASYTALKGPTLTVDFGTVTSMSVMDKDGVFSGGALFPGVSLISESLHSRTALLPLLNIDGSTKNPSALGKHTEEAILSGIFYGTAGAIDNIMRETERELGYNIRVVITGGGAQIMEPFLKRVDLVDDNLSLKGLGLLYDRLSK